From the genome of Sporomusa sphaeroides DSM 2875:
TTAAACCAAAGACGGTCATCATAAAGGCTTTGATCTGCGACTTGCCGGCCAGGCTGCTCAAGGCGCAAAGCCCCAGAATCATCAGGGAAAATTGACCGGCAGGACTAAACTTAAGGGCAAGTTCCGCGAGCGGAACAGCCATAAAGACAAGCCCGATGCAGGCAATCACCCCGGCCACAAACGAAGCAATGGCGCAAATCGCCAGGGCCGGGCCGGCCCGGCCCTGTTTCGCCATCTGATAGCCGTCCAAAGTCGTGCAGACCGAGGAGTTCTCACCCGGCGTATTGATCAAAATGGCGGTCGTCGACCCGCCGTACATTGCCCCATAATATACGCCTGCCAGTAAGATTATAGAGCTGGTGGCAGCTTGTTCCGGCGGCAGCCCGCTTGTCAGCGTTGCGGTAACCGGGATAAGGAGAGCAACACCGCTAATCGGGCCGATTCCCGGCAGCACGCCCACCAGCGTCCCAATCAGACAGCCGAAAAATGCGAAAAATATATTAGTGGGTTCTAAGGCTATTGCGAGACCTTGAAAAAGAAATTGTAACGCTTCCACTTCCATCCCTCCTTAAAAAGGCAGCGGCGGTAATACGCCCAGGAATATTTCCACATAAAAATAGTAAATGCCGCCGGAAAATAGGGCTGCAATAATTGCTGAATGCAGGTATTTCCCTTTTTCCATAGTTTGAAAACCAGCGAACAGGAACAAAAAAGTAGAAATAACATAGCCAAGCGGCTCAATCAACAGTGCGTACAGCAGCAGTGAAATAAGAATGATAAAAAACTTCTTATACTCAAGCTGCTCTTGTTTATCAGGGGTTTTTGACCGGAGTGCCGCAATAAGATTCACCGTACTAAGAATAACGAGAATTACCGCCAAAAAGCTGGGGAGGGCCTTCGGTCCGATAGCAATCCCCACATTGGATACTGTTAATGTTTCTGCATACAGATACAGTGCGACACCTAAAACTATGAAAAGGATACTTACATAGCGGTCAAACGCTTTATTCACAACGCACTTCACCTTCCTTTCTAAAAACAGGGAGAAGACGGTGCTCTTCTCCCTGTTTTTTTACATGACCGAAAATTTATTTCGCCATGCCCATCTCTTTATAGATTTCGGTATACATAATCTGTTCGGCTTTAATATGGTCGTAGAAGCCTTTTGCATCTTTAAAAGTGTAAATAACCCCTTGCTTTTTCAGTTCGTCTTTCCATTCTTGCGTATTGCACAGTTCTGCTACCTTTTCTGCCCAGTATTTCTTGGCAGGCTCAGGTATATCTTTCCCGGCGAAAACTCCGCGCCAGTTAGTGGTAACAACATCAAAACCCTGTTCTTTATAGGTGGGAATATCTTTCATAACTTCATCTTCGGCAATTCTTACTGCCGATGAAACACCCAATACTCTTACCCTGCCGGCTTGAACATACTGTTTAATGGAAGATACGTCGGAGGTCAGCGCGTCGGCATTGCCGCCAAGCAGAGCTGTCAAGGCTTCGCCGCCGCCATCATAGGTATTGTATTTCATGCCTTTAATATCAACACCGGCTTTGCGTGCAATCAGGACTGAGTTAAGATGATCCCAGGTCCCGGGAGCACCGCCGCCGCAGAATTGTACACTCGCGGGATCAGCTTTAGCGGCATCATACAGTTCTTTTAAAGTTTTATACTTGGAATCCGCTCTGACGGCAATAACTCCGTAGTCTTCCTGCAATAATGCCACAGGATATACCTGTTCAGGACCAATCGGGCTGTTTCCGTCTTTCTTGATATAATTTAAGATAAAAGGAGTAGACGCGATCATTAATTTATGATCATTCTTTCCATCCTGGGTAGCAAACGCTACCGTGCCTGTAACCTGTCCGCCACCGGGTTTGTTCTCGACCAGTAGTGGCTGGGTAACAATTTTCTTTTGATCAAAGATTTTTGCCATAGTTCTCGCAACCATATCAAGCCCACCGCCTGCCCCTGCGACGGCCAGCAGTGTTACTTGCTTCTGCGGCGTCCAGG
Proteins encoded in this window:
- a CDS encoding tripartite tricarboxylate transporter TctB family protein, yielding MNKAFDRYVSILFIVLGVALYLYAETLTVSNVGIAIGPKALPSFLAVILVILSTVNLIAALRSKTPDKQEQLEYKKFFIILISLLLYALLIEPLGYVISTFLFLFAGFQTMEKGKYLHSAIIAALFSGGIYYFYVEIFLGVLPPLPF
- a CDS encoding Bug family tripartite tricarboxylate transporter substrate binding protein — encoded protein: MFSKSKLLSVLLAIVLVISLAGCSKQAAAPDDKKAWTPQKQVTLLAVAGAGGGLDMVARTMAKIFDQKKIVTQPLLVENKPGGGQVTGTVAFATQDGKNDHKLMIASTPFILNYIKKDGNSPIGPEQVYPVALLQEDYGVIAVRADSKYKTLKELYDAAKADPASVQFCGGGAPGTWDHLNSVLIARKAGVDIKGMKYNTYDGGGEALTALLGGNADALTSDVSSIKQYVQAGRVRVLGVSSAVRIAEDEVMKDIPTYKEQGFDVVTTNWRGVFAGKDIPEPAKKYWAEKVAELCNTQEWKDELKKQGVIYTFKDAKGFYDHIKAEQIMYTEIYKEMGMAK